The Prodigiosinella aquatilis region TTGAGCAGATCGCTTGCAGGTCAGCGTCACGCCCTTCCTGTTTTGCCACCACCCACGGAGCCTGCTCGTCTACATAACGGTTGGCCATATCCGCCAGTGTCATGATTTCGCGAATTGCTTTCCCGGATTCCCGGTTATTATAGGCATCGGCAATGTTTTGCGCCGCATCGGTAAAGGTTTTATACAGCGCCGGATCAGCCAATTGATCTGCCAACTGGCCACCAAAACGCTTATTGATGAAGCCCGCGTTACGTGAGGCCAGATTTACTACTTTATTAACAATATCGGCATTTACGCGCTGTATGAAGTCTTCCAGATTAAGGTCGATGTCATCAATACGGGAGGAGAGTTTGGCAGCGTAGTAGTAACGCAGACAATCGGCGTCCAGGTGTTTCAGGTAGGTACTTGCCTTGATGAACGTGCCGCGCGATTTGGACATTTTCGCGCCGTTGACCGTCACATAACCATGAACAAACAGATTGGTTGGTTTACGGAAGTTACTGCCTTCCAGCATCGCCGGCCAGAACAGACTGTGGAAATACACAATATCCTTACCGATGAAGTGATAGAGATCGGTAGTGGCGTCTTTGTGCCAGTATTCATCGAAATTCAGATCATCGCGTTTATCACACAGGTTTTTAAAGGAGCCCATGTAGCCGATAGGTGCATCCAGCCAAACGTAAAAGTATTTTCCCGGAGCATCAGGTACTTCAAAGCCAAAGTAAGGCGCGTCGCGAGTGATATCCCACTGTTGCAGCCCCGCATCAAACCACTCCTGCATTTTGTTGGCGACTTGTTCTTGCAACGCACCGGAACGGGTCCAGCTCTGTAACATGTCACTGAAAGCCGGCAGGTCGAAGAAGAAGTGCTCAGATTCACGCATCACCGGTGTGGCACCGGAAACCGCTGATTTTGGGTTGATAAGTTCAGTCGGGCTATAAGTGGCACCGCAGACTTCGCAATTGTCGCCATATTGATCCGGTGACTTGCATTTTGGACAGGTACCTTTTACAAAACGATCCGGCAAAAACATGCCTTTTTCTGGATCGTACAATTGGGAAATAGTCCGGGTTTTGATAAAACCATTCTCTTTCAGCCGATGGTAGATCAGGCTGGAAATCTCACGATTCTCCTCGCTGTGTGTCGAGTGATAGTTGTCGTAGCTGATATTAAAGCCAGCAAAATCCTGCTGATGTTCCTGACTCATCTCCGCAATCATCTGCTCGGGCGTAATGCCCAGTTGTTGTGCTTTCAGCATGATCGGGGTGCCGTGGGCATCATCTGCACAGATGAAATTGACTTGATTGCCGCGCATTCGCTGGTAACGAACCCAGATATCTGCCTGAATGTGTTCAAGCATATGGCCGAGGTGAATAGAACCGTTAGCGTAAGGTAGCGCGCACGTTACCAATATTTTCTTTGCGACTTGAGTCATAGTGGGGAACTTGCTTTTTGTATGGTGATTGAGACGAAGTGTTGATGTTAACCGATAGCGCCTTGGCACGTAAACCGCTGGTGTGTGTAAACGAAGATTGGGGCAAAGAGAATACGTCTCCCCGTGGTGGCCACCGTGCCCGGAACACGTTTTCGTTTATCTCCTGGTTTTTTGACCTTCAGTACATCAGGACCGTGGCGTTCTGATATGCTATAGCGGTCTTTTATCGGTAAATAACCAAATTTCAAGGAGCCGGGATGAACGATAAACTCTCCGAGCAGAGCCCTGATGCGTTGCGTGCTATGGTTACCGGAGTGCTGTCTACTTTTAAGCATCCAACACTCAAAAATAACCTGACGACACTTAATGCACTGCATCATTGTGCGTTGCTGGATGGCGTATTACATATTGAACTGACCATGCCGTTTGTCTGGTTGAGTGGCCTGGAAGTATTAAAGGAAACGGTTAGCGCCGAATTGCTGCGTTTGAGTGGTGCCACAGTAGTGGAATGGCGGTTATCACATAATATTGCGACGTTGCGCCGGGTGAACGACCAGCCAGGAATCAAAGGCGTTAAAAATATTATTGCCGTCAGTTCCGGCAAGGGTGGAGTAGGGAAGTCCAGCACCGCGGTGAATATGGCGCTGGCACTGGCGGCGGAAGGTGCCAGCGTCGGTATTTTGGATGCCGATATCTATGGTCCTTCGATACCGACGATGCTGGGCGCGGTCAACGAACGTCCTACGTCACCTGACGGTCAGCATATGGCACCGATCATGGCACATGGGTTGGCAACCAATTCAATTGGCTATCTGGTTACTGATGATAATGCTATGGTGTGGCGCGGACCGATGGCCAGTAAAGCCTTGCTGCAACTGCTACAGGATACGTTGTGGCCGGATCTGGATTATCTGGTGCTGGATATGCCGCCGGGAACCGGAGACATTCAGCTCACACTGGCACAGAGCGTGCCCGTCACGGGGGCTGTCGTAGTCACCACGCCGCAGGATATTGCCTTGGTGGATGCAATGAAAGGTATCGTCATGTTTGAGAAGGTTAACGTGCCGGTATTGGGGGTTGTAGAAAACATGAGTGTGCATATTTGCAGCAACTGTGGTCATCTGGAGCCCATTTTTGGCACCGGTGGTGCGCAGAAACTGGTAGATAAATATCACTGTGTTCTATTGGGACAGTTGCCGTTGCACATTTCTTTGCGCGAGGATCTGGATCGTGGTGAGCCGACAGTGGTCAGCCACCCGGATAGTGAGTTTACATCACTTTATCGTGAGTTGGCCGATCGTGTGGCCGCTCAACTGTACTGGCAGGGTGAAGTTATTCCCACCGAGATAGCCGTTCGCTCATTGTAATTGGCATCACATCATTCCGCGTCATCGGCAGAGGGCGCGGAAACCCACCATCCGAATGCCATGTTTCCGCGAAACGCTGGCATGAACTGTGCTAACTCCCTATAATTGCCTGCGCCAGGGCATCCTGGCGATGCATCCCCTCCTTTATTTTGTGAATCAGGTCTTTATTACCATGACTGATAAATCTCATCAGTGTGTCATCATCGGGATTGCCGGAGCATCTGCATCTGGCAAAAGTCTTATATCCAGTACGCTTTACCGTGAGTTACGTGATCAGGTTGGCAATGAACATATTGGTGTCGTGTCGGAAGACAGTTATTACAAGGACCAGACTCATCTGACCATGGAAACTCGGGTTAAAACTAATTATGACCATCCTGGCGCGATGGATCATGGTTTGCTGCTGCAGCATCTGAAAATGCTGAAGGTAGGGCAGCCAATTGAATTGCCCCGGTATAGCTATGTGGAACATACCCGGCTAAAGGAAACGGTACGGCTTGAACCAAAGAAAGTGATTATTCTGGAAGGCATTCTGTTATTAACGGATGCCCGGTTACGGGAAGAGCTGAATTTTTCTATTTTTGTCGATACACCGTTAGATATCTGCTTGCTGCGTCGCATGCGCCGTGATGTTAATGAGCGCGGGCGTTCGATGGATTCGGTAATGGAGCAGTATCAGAAAACCGTTCGTCCGATGTTTTTGCAATTTATCGAACCATCCAAGCAGTATGCCGATATTATTGTCCCGCGGGGCGGAAAAAATCGGATTGCGATTGATATCTTGAAAGCAAAAATTAGTCAATTCTTTGAATAATTTGTTTTTTTATTATTGTATGTAGACCCAATAGATTTCAAGATGCAGAACGACGGTGAAAGAATAAATCCCGATAAGCCTACATCAGTAGATGGCTCGAATGATGAGTCTGTCGGGGCAGAGTTGAATGATGCCAACACACCTGCACCTGAAAGATGACGGATATATTGTCGGCATGGTGATTTTTGGCTGGCTGTGGCCGTTTTAGTGGGTACCTTGCTTGAGTGGAGAAAATAATGAGACTGTGTGATCGTGATATTGAAAGGTGGCTGGATGATGGCCGATTGGTGATTACGCCTCGCCCCCCTCAAGAGCGAATTAATGGTGCCACAGTGGATGTCCGATTAGGCCATCAATTTCGCGTATTTTGTGGACATACGGCGCCTTTCATTGATTTAAGTGGTCCGAAAGACGAAGTCAGTGCTGCGTTGGATCGCGTGATGAGTGACGAAATCAATCTGACCGAAAAAGAAGCTTTTTTCCTACATCCGGGAGAATTGGCGTTAGCTGTGACGCTGGAGTCGGTAACACTGCCAGATAATCTGGTTGGATGGTTGGATGGCCGCTCCTCACTGGCGCGTTTGGGGTTGATGGTTCATGTTACGGCACACCGTATTGATCCTGGTTGGCAGGGACTCATCGTGCTGGAGTTCTATAATTCAGGTAAGTTGCCGTTGGCATTAC contains the following coding sequences:
- the metG gene encoding methionine--tRNA ligase, which gives rise to MTQVAKKILVTCALPYANGSIHLGHMLEHIQADIWVRYQRMRGNQVNFICADDAHGTPIMLKAQQLGITPEQMIAEMSQEHQQDFAGFNISYDNYHSTHSEENREISSLIYHRLKENGFIKTRTISQLYDPEKGMFLPDRFVKGTCPKCKSPDQYGDNCEVCGATYSPTELINPKSAVSGATPVMRESEHFFFDLPAFSDMLQSWTRSGALQEQVANKMQEWFDAGLQQWDITRDAPYFGFEVPDAPGKYFYVWLDAPIGYMGSFKNLCDKRDDLNFDEYWHKDATTDLYHFIGKDIVYFHSLFWPAMLEGSNFRKPTNLFVHGYVTVNGAKMSKSRGTFIKASTYLKHLDADCLRYYYAAKLSSRIDDIDLNLEDFIQRVNADIVNKVVNLASRNAGFINKRFGGQLADQLADPALYKTFTDAAQNIADAYNNRESGKAIREIMTLADMANRYVDEQAPWVVAKQEGRDADLQAICSMGINLFRVLMTYLKPVLPKLTERAETFLNTELTWDAIAQPLTHHSINAFKALFNRIELPQVQSMIDASKEDIAAASNSVTGPLADNPIQDVIGFDDFDKVDMRVALITAAELVDGSDKLLRLTLDIGGETRQVFSGIRAAYPDPAKLEGRLTVMVANLAPRKMRFGVSEGMVMAAGPGGKDIFLLSPDSGAQPGMQIK
- the apbC gene encoding iron-sulfur cluster carrier protein ApbC, which produces MNDKLSEQSPDALRAMVTGVLSTFKHPTLKNNLTTLNALHHCALLDGVLHIELTMPFVWLSGLEVLKETVSAELLRLSGATVVEWRLSHNIATLRRVNDQPGIKGVKNIIAVSSGKGGVGKSSTAVNMALALAAEGASVGILDADIYGPSIPTMLGAVNERPTSPDGQHMAPIMAHGLATNSIGYLVTDDNAMVWRGPMASKALLQLLQDTLWPDLDYLVLDMPPGTGDIQLTLAQSVPVTGAVVVTTPQDIALVDAMKGIVMFEKVNVPVLGVVENMSVHICSNCGHLEPIFGTGGAQKLVDKYHCVLLGQLPLHISLREDLDRGEPTVVSHPDSEFTSLYRELADRVAAQLYWQGEVIPTEIAVRSL
- the udk gene encoding uridine kinase codes for the protein MTDKSHQCVIIGIAGASASGKSLISSTLYRELRDQVGNEHIGVVSEDSYYKDQTHLTMETRVKTNYDHPGAMDHGLLLQHLKMLKVGQPIELPRYSYVEHTRLKETVRLEPKKVIILEGILLLTDARLREELNFSIFVDTPLDICLLRRMRRDVNERGRSMDSVMEQYQKTVRPMFLQFIEPSKQYADIIVPRGGKNRIAIDILKAKISQFFE
- the dcd gene encoding dCTP deaminase, which translates into the protein MRLCDRDIERWLDDGRLVITPRPPQERINGATVDVRLGHQFRVFCGHTAPFIDLSGPKDEVSAALDRVMSDEINLTEKEAFFLHPGELALAVTLESVTLPDNLVGWLDGRSSLARLGLMVHVTAHRIDPGWQGLIVLEFYNSGKLPLALRPGMMIGALSFEPLSGPAARPYNRRQDAKYKDQKGAVASRIDED